ACATCTGAGGCATAGGAAGTGCAAATAAAGAAATGTTGTTACACCCTTGGGCAGATCTGCTCAGAGGCTTTTGCAGGTTATTTTTCTGGTGCACGACCCTCCATAACTTTCCCTGTTCTACAATGCAAGGAATGAATGGAGAGATGTTTAAAGGTAAAAAGACTAATTTCTTGTTCTCTCCATTTCAGTATTTACTGCTCCCTGCAACAGCACCATTCTCAATCAGTGAAAGTGGAGCCATTTTTTCCACAAAAGAATTTGATTATGAGAAAGATCCACACAGGTGAGAATGTATTTTATTCCCACGGCCTATTAGCTTATAGTATCCAGAGAAATGTTTTCTGACATACACAGAATGATTcttgttctgtttttcttgtttaacAGTTACTTCTTAAATATAACAGTGACAGATCCAGATGGACTCAACTCAACTAGAACagtgaatataaatataattaacaTCAATGATGAAAGGCCTTACTTTACCACGTGAGTAAAAATTTTCCCTTGCTCTCAAAATGTAGGGGTTTTCTCAGGTTTACTGCTTTGGCACCAGTGGGAGGGTTTAACATATGACAACAAAATATGACTGAAAAAAGTATTTTAGTTTTGCTATAATTCCTATTCTTATACTGGAAAGCTTTGTCCTGATGTCACTCATTTATTCTTATTTGTATTCTTAATAGTTGAAAGTTTTCCAGGCTCTGTCTTTACACTAAGAACAGCCAAACAAGCTTGTTTTACTTGTTAGCATTTACAGAGGTTAAAGCTATGCAAAGATTCATGGACAAGTTCAGACGAGGAGGTTGATTTCACCCGGTGTGAATACAATCATATAGGGTTCTCTCCTTATGCAGGTGTGCATTTCACCATAATTGTGTTATTCATGCAGAAATGTCTAGACATAAAAAGGTCTCCCTTTTGATCAGTCTTCTCTTCCCAGACACACTTGTAAACAATCCTGGTGATCTTTGAAACGTTGTTGTCTCTTACTGTGTCATAAGCAGGAAATTGTGTCATAACACACAAGTCAGAAATAGCTTTTGAAGGCTAATGGAGTCAGGATATATTAAGAATTTAGAAAAATGGGAACAAATATGCATGTGCTACAAGCAGGCTGTTTTGCTCTGGAAAGCACAATGGATGGTTGTTCCTGAAGCAGGAGCTTGACAATTACTACAGTTGATCTGACTAACAGTTGTTGATTTATCTATGTCACTGATGAGACACTGATGGGATTTAAGGCACTGTCATTGTGTCTCCTGATTGTCAGACTCCACAAGGTCCCTGGTGAGAATATTTATGATGGCTCTTCTCCTGCCATCTCTGCAAAAGTGGAGACAGGATAGCACCTGGGGCCATCATGCCAGGAGGTTCCACCACTTGTTTGGAACAATCTTCTGGGTGTTGTCTCTACTTAGAGCAACGCATGGTTCCTGGGCTGAGGCCAATGATCTGGACCTTGGTGGATAAAGGGGTGAAGAATctgaagaaacaaaagaatTAAATGTTAGAAATAGGCATGAAGTGTTGTTGCTGTtgatgtagatttttttttttgctacctACTTAATACTTGAACCTCATGTCTGCAATAAACAAGAACATTAATAACTCATTCCATGTTACTGTACTTCTGCAAGCAGGAGTGATGCCTTGGGAGGCTGCCTAGAACAGAGACTAGGcagagttaaaggaataaagtggGTATTCATTAAAAAGCCTTCAgaggatacaccttgggcagtacaagagctcAGCCaaggctacacccaagatggacaaccagtcatgagttttcacacttttagaGGTTTCATTCCATTTACATATTGGGGTTCATTGTCCAATTACACcttcaggttatgaagtcccatcctcccagattGCTCTCCCCAGTTCCCTGTTTTTTATCCTTTTGGGGCATGAAGCTGCAATGGTGTCCTTAGTTCTCAAGCTGAagaaggattgttttgtctaattgaactgtgaagagaacttgctaacactttatatgaagttcagaTTTATATACTAATGCAGtatctggaaaatatgaaagctgAAACTTAAGGCATCATAAGGAATCTTCTTCCCAGTGCCCATGTCTGCACATTGTGTTCTAGACTGATTATTCCCTCCTAATGTTGCCATTTTTGTGTATTTATCCTTGTGTCTGGAATGCTAAAAGAgctcttttaaatatttatctaCTTGCTTGAATTAGCGAAAACTGCAGTGACTTGAGAATCTGTAACACTTAAGACTCATGTAGCACAAAAAGAGTCTGGTATTGGTTTGAATCTTCTCCCTTCTATATTGGCACTACAGATCAAAAAGAGCAGCTCAGTTTGTAAAGAACTTTAGATTAAATTGCACTTGATGATCTGTCCTTATTATGCACATGTATGGCCTGTCCCCTGCTACAATGAGAGCTGCATGCTGGGGCTGAGTACTGCCTGACATTGTAATAATCAGTGCTGGGTAAGAGCTGGGGAAACTCGAGGAGTTAGCAAAACTTCTTTATTTTACCCCAATTGTAGCTGTCAATAACAGAGTTTCAAAGAGTCTTTTTAATTGTTCCCATAGTATTTGCACACACATCTGGTTTTGGTGTTCACAAGACTACATTGGCATTCATCCTTTTGGAATTGTTGCTGTTAAAATCAGTGGAAAACTTGTGGAGTCAGGAAAACAAAGGAGAAGACAAGAAAACAAGCATATGCTTCCTTTGCAATTACATGGCAGTGACTAAAAGGTCTGCTAGAGCCATCCTGTACAAAGTCACTGGCAGGTGGCAGACAGATGGACAGCAGGACACATCCCAGACACAGCTGTGTAGGAAGTggccccagctcctccccagctgtACTGGTGCTTTGTGCTATGGGGGTGTGCCCAATAATGCCCCATTTCTTCCCAAAATATCTAGTAGGGATGGGATAACAACCAGGGTGCAGAAGGGTTGGTAAGGCTGTGAGGGTGGAGCTGGGGTGAGTTTGCTGTTCACAGAGAGGTTGGAGTTGGGGTCCCAGGGGGCCTGGGGAGTTTCCTACCTTGGGCCAAAACCACTTAGAGCTGTGGGAGTGAGTGGGATCTGTTTCCTTCTGCGTGACTCTGGAAGCAGCAGGACAATAAGGAAGGAAGGGACTCAATGCCAAGACTAGAAACTTCATGAATAACTGACACAGCAGGCTTCATAACCTCCTTGTTTTCTTCTGGCTTCTGGTAAGTTAGGTGTTTTTACTGGGAAAATCCTCTGTGATTTCTCTCCTGTATGCTTGTCTCTTTTCATATGAACTGACAGAACAGTTGAAGACAGTGTGTCTCCATAAccatttttaaaattgcaaGTGGAGATCTTGAGACATGGGATCTTCTGTTCTGTCTCTGCAATTCTCTGCTCCAATTGCTGAGTGCTCCATGATGTGTGTCttcagagaaaagcaaaggaCTCGTGTCTTCCTTTTCTGGGAACTACAGAGCAGGCAATTACCTAAGTGGTAGCATAGCAtgttttaaaagtgaaaaaagtaTTTAGTCTTGAAACACACTTCTAATGTTTTTTTTTGAACTCTTGAGGACCTTCAGCTCCCTTTGAGTTCTAGAATTAGGAGATGCGTGTGAGTTCGTGTGTGTTTCAGTAATATCAATCAGTCTTCTGAAATTCCTTGCACCATTTTTGTCCTGGCCCATGCCTATTTTCACATGTGGTACAAGTACTGAAATTGTCCACCTGAGTACCTGTGTGAACATCAAACTGCAACCACTGTAAGCAATCCTGCACAATTGCCTGCCAGGCCATATTTGACCAATAAAAACTCAATTCATGGGAAATTTAGGAGCACTGGTATACCAACCAGCACCAGTAGAGAACCATTTTCCCAATGCAAAATGCATCAGATGGACAGATGCTGCTGGGCATGTGTGAGGCATGTTCATCTGTTAGGCACCCAGAAGAGTGCTCCTTCCTGCCTTGGCCTACTGCAGCAACAATTCAGTTTTTCTGTAATACTGTTGCCCTCCAGAAGGCTCCAGCACTCATTCCAAAAGATGATTAACTACATAACTTATtgtaatttttgcttttctcttgcAAAATGAGGGAATTAAAGGAAATGGCTCTATGAGCTGGTGGCTCTTTAGCGAGATGGATGACATGACTTAATGGCCTCCTACCTGTGCAGCTTCCATCATCCTGTGAAAGTCAAATTGCTTTTACTGTGGAAAAGTTGCAGAGGAAGAATAATTACTTGTGTGGCTGTGCTATGACCACATGCCAATTCAGTACTGCTGCATGTCCATCTGGCAGAACCCGTGGATGGGATATTTATCCAGACATGCAAATAGCcatctctgagcccagcagcccagccatggctctgctgctgcagttgGCTTCTCAGCTAAGTCTGTAATCAGCTGCCCTTACAAACAAGATGCATTCTTTGCTGAATTTTATCTTGTAGAAAACAAAGAATATACCGGATTCCAGAGGAGCAAAGCCCAGGCACCAGTGTTGCCAATATAACAGCTAGAGATCCTGATGATGGAGATTCTCCCAGCAGACTTTTCTACAGCATCCAGTCATCTGACAGACGTTTTTCCATAAATCCAGGTCAGACAAACAAAAATGTGACTTCTgacatctgaaaaataaaataaaaaaagactgTCTATCAGAGAAATTACCTTAGTTTTAAATAGACTTATTTTATTTAGTGGCTCCCTATAGCAATAAGGAATGCTCAGTCCCTTATAAGAAAGTGCAATTCTTTGGTCAGCTGGCCAAGACTTGATAATCTATCTTGAAGAAAGTAGACCAAAGGTGACTTCTTGACAAATACTGACTTGTGGCTGGAGGATGATGGTTCCTTGAGCGGAAGTAAGATTGCTGACTTATTTTTAATCTGAGGGCTGCAGTGACCCTTCTGGGGCTCCTGAAATGTCTGCAGGTAGTTAGACGGCGATGTCCTCCCTCCTGTCTGAAATCCTCTCTAGCACTGAGGCGCACAGCAAATCTACACCTCAAGTTCATTGTTCCATTCATGAGCCTCCTCAAAGGAGTCTCTTTCTCATGGTGATTCCATCTTCTTCATGCTCTCTGGGGTCTGTACATCCATTCCCCAGGGGTTTTTCCTCCAGGGCTGGCATTCAGTGACAGCTTTGCTCCTTGTCTGCTATTGCTTTGGATCTGTTTATCACAGTTGTAAGAAGTGCCACACAACACAGTGCTGTGGGGGATCAGGATGATCCATAAATGCTTTGGATTCCCTATGCCCTTTGGCCTTGTGTTGCCACCTTCCTCCTCATTGCACTCCAAAATGCAGAGGATGTGTGCACTGTTTTTTAACTCCTTTGTGCTCTGGGAATAGTACTGTACCATAAAAATCTCCTATTTCTGACAGAGGCtaacagaagtgaaaaaaagtATTAAGTGAGTGGCTGACCAGGGCACTTGCACAGTCTGTCGCAGCTCTGTTGGTCTGTGAGTAAATTTGGATGTGCTGACAGATGCTTGAATGATACCAGTGGAAAGAGAAGCTGTTTCACTAGCTAGGGAGCCAGGACAGCACAGGCATCAGCAGCTTGTTGTCCTTGATACTCTGTGAATGCACCCCACTCTGGCTTGCACTAGAAGATTGAGAGCAAGGGAGACCTAAATGCTTTACAAACCCTCTGTTGAGGCCCCCTAGGTGTATTTTTCAGCAATGGTATCTAGCCATTAATCTTACCCAGAATGTTCAGAACCATTTTGAATCACTTAAAAAAGTAACTAAACCCGCCAGGATTTGCACAGAACAGAAGGCTTGTTTTAATTCTGCTACCTTTCTGTTGAtctgtcctgctctcctgcatATACACCATGACTGTTTGTTGCTTCCCCCCATGGCGAATGTCTGactcctggctgctctggcagcgactggagagctgcaggtggccGGGAGGATCGACCGGGATGCGCTTCCGCTGCGGCTCCATCCCAACATCTCGCTGGTGGTGCGGGCGGaggacagccccagcagcgGCCATGCCAGAGAGATGGAGATCACCATTGTTATTGAGGATGTCAATGACAACCCCCCAGAATGCAATCCTTCTTCCTTCAGGTATGGAGTCTGTTCCTTGCCTTggtgctgccttgctgccccagGTCTGTGTGCAGAcgagggcacagccccagacCTACAGATGGAGGCTCCAGTGGACATTTATCACCAGCCTGCCCATCCTACAGGGCTGCTGTCCGTCACAATGTATGGGTCACTGTCTGGGCTGCTTCCTCCATGGTTGCATATTTAGATCTaggatttaatttaaaaagtaaatcaATGTTTCGGCCTGTGATATATGAAGAGTTCAAAAGCAGAAACATGAGTTGCTTTGACGGGAAATGTGTTTGTTTTAAACAGGAAAGAAGTAAATGAAAATACCGCTCCTGGGACATTTCATGTTGATCTTAGAAATTACTGTAAAGATATTGATGCTGATCCATCAAACAACCAATTTATTTTCACTGGATTATCTGGTTTTGGAAGCAATTACTTTACTCTGGATTCCACTGGAAGACTTGTGGTCAGTCATTTGTGTCTTTATGTTAGATTACCCCATTAGAGAAGTCAACTTATGAAATAttaaaagggattttttaaatttactgtacaagaaaaaaaaattactttaatccATTTCACAGTAGGTGTGATGTGGAGAATGACTGTTTTGACTGGTTGTGAACTATATACCCATAGATAGGATGCTTTCTAAGGATTCTACAGAATTTAGTGAACAGAGAGtgttttcttcagttttaaataaatgtgctagatatgattaaaaaaaattcttttttaagGAGTGTGAAGCACCAACTTTGATATGGATAAACAGAGAAATTTGATGCCATTTCATACCCATTAACTCATGACAGACTGTGGAAGATCCTTGCTATTCAGCATGAAGAATTTAAATACTTGAGAAATCTCACACTCAGTAACTGGTCAGAATTGTAAAATCACTTTGAGTGGCAAATTTTCACAAAAGTGTGGTGGGATTTGCACTTCTGTGATTTTGCATGTCAAAATATGGATTCCTTATGCTGATAGCTGCTGGCAAACTGGCATTGGCCAGAACCCCACCAGTTCCTGGACATGTGCAATGGTGgttgtttttttgctttaaaaaaccccTGTGGGCAACTGCAGAATaaaggaaacaacagaaaatagGCATTCTGTCTAAAAGTCAAGAGTGCTACAGGAGCAGTAAAGTGATTTTGTATGGTTTACTTTAATTTTAGAACTGAGGTTTCCTTGTCAATAAGAACGCTCTTAGCTGCTTCATCTGCCAACataaaaagcattttccttcctGCACAGGATAAGATTGTTGTCAAGCCTTTGATCCCTGTGTATGTGCAATGTAACAGACTACACCAAGCAACCTGTTCCTCCAGGAACCTCCCTGAAGAGACAGCCAGCAGGGGATGCCTCTGTGCTAGACCCACTGCCCCAAAGTTTATGAGGCTTCCACAGCAAGATAGAGAGCTCAGAAGATTAGGATTTAAATCTCTGTGAGCCACCATTTAATAACAACTTGGTTCCTGAGAAAACACTCGTGGCTGGACCTGATACCTTTTTTTAGTGTCTGCAGGCATGAGCTCAGGTGATAGCTCAAGCTATCACTGTTAGCAGTTGCAGATCCTTGTTGAGCCAAGGAAGGGCAGCACAAACAGCCAGCTCATTACACAAGCTTTGCATTGACTAGGTAAAAGGCCAAGACCTTATCATCCAAATGATTAAACTTCCTGCTCTAAAGGGGAAGAAAATTTGTGGGCAGAAGTGTAAGCATGTAGAAAAAGCCTGGAATTCCATCCTGGAATTGACTATTAGTCTTTGTTATTAGTCTTTGTTAACTATAGAAGAGTTCTATATACCTAAGGGGCAAACCATACTTACAGAATGTTGAAAAGAGTAATTGTCATCATGTGTACTGTGATTTAATGTATGGAGGTACAAATATGATTATGTTCCTTTCTTTTTAGATGACTGGAACTATTGATCTAGACAACCCAGCTAATCCAGGAGTTGAAGTTTATACTTTGACTGTCAGGGTGCAAGATATTGCCCACCCTAACTACTCAAGCAAGTATCccttttacatttcttttgatAGTTTTCTATGCTGTATTCCTCTCATGGAGAGAGGAATACCATATGTATTTTGAATATATGCATGAGAAAATTTCACAGCCATACTTAAATATGATTTAATCTTATGATTAATCTTCTCTTATATTTCCAGATATCATCTACATTTACATCAGGATAAAGCCAGTGAATGAATTTTTTCCAGAGTTCCGTAATCTATCTTATGTATTTAGTGTTTCAGAAATTACTAAAGGTACAGTAAGTAGCACCTAAATGATAGAAACAATGTGCCATGTTGTTAAATGCTTTTTTGCTCCAAATGAATTTTCATATATGTAGATGAGGCAAATGGCTCAAAGTTCCAGTTCAAATAGGGTCTCCACCATGCAACCACCTACTACCCTTAAATAGACTAAACTGGCAAAAACTCCAATTGTACAGATGGGAGCTGAGACAGAGACAAATTCAGCAATTTCACAAGAAAtctgtggcagtgccaggaacTGAACTCGGATGTCTTGTTTTAGACTGTCTTTCTGCTCGTGCTAAATTAGCCTTTTAGAGGGACTGTGGTGGTGCACAGAAACCTTTACAGACTGACACAGATGAGTGAGGACTCCCTTGGCCCAGCCATGGAGCACTTCTGCTGAGGCCCTATACATTCCTGTGTTTTGGCATTTATTGTTAGCAGCCTGTGTACAGGGCAGCCATATCACACCAAGGGAAATAGTGCTTATCATAccattgctttatttttcttgggTGAAAAACTCTAACCAAATCTTTAGTTCAGGTTCATCTGTGCCTTGTATTACTTTAAATGTTAATgaaatatggatttttttgtCTCTAAGTTGGATCCAGCATTGGAAGAGTGCATGCCACAGATGAGGACTGGCCACCCAGTGTCATCACTTACTCCATTGtagctggagctggcaccagGGATTACACAAATATCTTCTGGATCAGCCAAACGAAAGGAGATGTGAGGATTTTAGCTAGGTTAGACTATGAAACAACTCAGAAACATATTTTCACAGTACAGGCCTCAGACCAACAGAAGTCTACAACAGCATCAGTGAGTAAATCCACTCTACTACTTCACCTTTACCTACatctttctctcttcttcctAGCAAGAACAGTAAGACACTGGGCAAAGCACTTTCTGTAAAAGCCAAGTGTAACCCTGCCCAATTATATATTACTCAGATGAAAGAGGTGTTGTTTACTCAGTCTTGGTTTATTTCTCacaaaaaggataaaataatatttcaatatttttgacTCTGTTGTTCACTTctcagacttttttttcttattttacctGGACAGtgaagttgttttctgtgcccTAGACAATTTAAGTTATTCTTTATGGCTACAGAGGTActagaaaatagaaaaaggaCAGGGTCTTGAGGCCAGGTAGCACAATTTAATTGTAGCCATGCTTAGTGGTAAACTCTTTTTGGAGTCTCTGTAGTGTCCCTTGGCCCTCAAACATACTTCTGATTTTGtttgtcatttttttccttgcaaagtGTCCAAAGTAACGTGAGAATTGTGTTGCAGAGCTGTGTTTTTATGGAGTGGTACAGAGAGGATGTGGCTTTAATAGCAGGGTTGCACTTAGGTTTTCTGCCCAGACCTATTTTATTCATAAGAAAAAGCACAGATGCTACATCCACAAAAGTATTTTATCGTAACTTTTTTCAAAGAATCCCAGTGTCCCTCACAGACAGGCTCCTTTTGACTTCTTTTCACAGTTTCTCCCTCATGACTGCTTTACATTTGATTTTTACACATCTCTTGGGGGTGACACAGGTAGTAGGCTTGCTCTTCATTCCAGCCAAGCACCACCCATAGAGTTGCTATCGAGGAGGTATTTAATCTCTTTGTCATCTATAATGTTGTAAGGTGACAATTAATGAAAACAGCCTCAGAAGCTTTTGCCAATGTCAAGCTTATCTGTTGCCTGACAAACAGACATTACAAGAAAGAACTTTGGTAAGGGTAACCTTTTTCTTTTAGCTAACTAATCCCAGGTGACATCAAACACACCTGGTTCTACTCAGGGTGCTCCTACCCATGAAGGATGCCATTACCAGCATTTCTCTCTCACTGGGAACAGTCTATAAACACTTTTCCTTCCATGGATCATACTCTAAATGGTTATTAAATATGCTAAGAAGCATAACTAATGATTGTGAGGTAAACTGAGAGTTTTGGAAGGGAGTTTAATGATTCTGTGGTACTAttattatttctcattttcactATAACACAATTCAGATTGCTCAAAGAGACATATCAGCTTGAAAAGCCTTCACTTTTGGAAGATGGCTCAGGTTACGGAACTTGTTCCAGAAGAAATGTTGATCACAAGAAGAATTGAAGGACAAATGATCACAGACATTTTCTGGCAGGAGCTAGGCTGGAAGGGGACTTCAGTGCTCTTCAACTGTTGTTGATCAAAAGAACAAAATGGGCAAAAGCAAATAGTTTCTGAAATTAGCAAAATTCTGTCCTGGCACACTGAAGCAGCTTCAGCTTGCTATTGCTCTTTTCTTCCAGGTAACTGTGAATGTCTTGGAAGTAAATGATGAAGAACCAGTTTGTTCACCCAATTTCTTCTCACTTCAAATCCCAGTCGATTTAGCTGTTGGGACCAATATTAATGGCTTCAGGATTGAATGTCAAGATCGTGATTCTGATCCCAGGTCTTTCCGTTA
This region of Zonotrichia albicollis isolate bZonAlb1 chromosome 4, bZonAlb1.hap1, whole genome shotgun sequence genomic DNA includes:
- the CDHR3 gene encoding cadherin-related family member 3; this encodes MPASPAPAPRAAGTGPAPAPRGAGPAQPPRCPSGTARLGSARHGPAERSGTAALEPRREGAAAGRVRLGAARPASRRSRRRRSQLLQGLPATSTVEENSAAGVAVYDFNVTLSPLASEGVAIRPTIVNSNPLTEAFDIVSKGGLEFRVITSGKPILDYETMPKSFDLQIFVDDTTGRTDLNILTIHVTDKNEHPVFRGNMAIQTVMIYVLEGTPPERIYRVDAADPENAKLQYLLLPATAPFSISESGAIFSTKEFDYEKDPHSYFLNITVTDPDGLNSTRTVNINIININDERPYFTTKQRIYRIPEEQSPGTSVANITARDPDDGDSPSRLFYSIQSSDRRFSINPATGELQVAGRIDRDALPLRLHPNISLVVRAEDSPSSGHAREMEITIVIEDVNDNPPECNPSSFRKEVNENTAPGTFHVDLRNYCKDIDADPSNNQFIFTGLSGFGSNYFTLDSTGRLVMTGTIDLDNPANPGVEVYTLTVRVQDIAHPNYSNIIYIYIRIKPVNEFFPEFRNLSYVFSVSEITKVGSSIGRVHATDEDWPPSVITYSIVAGAGTRDYTNIFWISQTKGDVRILARLDYETTQKHIFTVQASDQQKSTTASVTVNVLEVNDEEPVCSPNFFSLQIPVDLAVGTNINGFRIECQDRDSDPRSFRYFVNEGNENSHFTFSPSAGSNTSRLILASRFDYESGLDTKWIYSLRIHITDDNLVSARDKTTHLTKTGTVTLSIRVIPNPTTATTTMPGVTVVTRRENIYSPSAWYVPFVVTLGALLLLGLLGHLGLLLLTRLRSCCPPAGKAHSTSL